The Neurospora crassa OR74A linkage group IV, whole genome shotgun sequence genome has a segment encoding these proteins:
- a CDS encoding ribosome biogenesis protein RLP24, whose protein sequence is MRVDPCFFCGRPAWPSKGITFMRNDGKSFRFCRSKCHKNFKMKRNPRKLKWTKAYRKNAGKEMVVDSTLQFAARRNVPVRYDRELFAKTVKAMERISEIRQRRERIFYKRRMAGKRAREVAAARKLVAENEHLLPRLRGSEKRRLAELAQETGQDVEELEREELAKKAASKKTKAFGGEVKRLRVRTDGGVEEISERVAGGGLVDEDDDDENDFEDVDDDDEMDTD, encoded by the exons ATGCGTGTCGATCCCTGTTTCTTTTGCGGCCGTCCGGCCTGGCCCTCCAAGGGCATTACCTTTATGCGTAACGATG GCAAGTCCTTCCGCTTCTGCCGCTCCAAATGCCACAAGAACTTCAAGATGAAGCGCAACCCCCGCAAGCTCAAGTGGACCAAGGCCTACCGCAAGAACGCCGGCAAGGAGATGGTGGTCGACAGCACCCTGCAGTTCGCCGCCCGCCGCAACGTGCCCGTCCGCTACGACCGCGAGCTCTTCGCCAAGACGGTCAAGGCCATGGAGCGTATCTCGGAGATCCGCCAGCGCCGCGAGCGCATCTTCTACAAGCGCCGCATGGCCGGCAAGCGCGCCCGCGAggtcgccgccgcccgcaAGCTCGTCGCCGAGAACGagcacctcctcccccgcctgCGCGGTTCCGAGAAGAGGAGGCTGGCCGAGCTCGCCCAGGAGACGGGCCAGGACGTCGAGGAGCTCGAGCGCGAGGAGctggccaagaaggctgccagcaagaagaccaaggcGTTTGGCGGCGAGGTCAAGAGGCTCCGTGTCAGGACAGACGGCGGCGTGGAAGAGATCTCGGAGCGCGTCGCTGGTGGAGGCTTggtcgatgaggatgacgatgacgagaacGATTTCGAGGACgtggacgatgacgacgagatgGATACCGACTGA
- a CDS encoding GTP-binding protein ryh1 → MAQAGGSYNNPLKKFKLVFLGEQSVGKTSLITRFMYDSFDNMYQATIGIDFLSKTMYLEDRTVRLQLWDTAGQERFRSLIPSYIRDSSVAVVVYDISNAKSFQNTRKWIDDVRAERGNDVIIVLVGNKTDLNDKREVTTAQGEEEARRNNLMFVETSAKLGHNVKTLFKRIAQALPGMEGTGGEGAGGAGTGAAATRIDVSSKETVAQEGCAC, encoded by the exons ATGGCGCAAGCAGGCGGGTCATACAACAACCCCTTGAAGAAATTCAA GTTGGTCTTCTTGGGCGAACAAAGCG TCGGCAAGACGTCGCTCATCACACGCTTCATGTACGACTCGTTCGATAACATGTACCAAGCCACCATTGGTATCGATTTCCTTTCCAAG ACCATGTACCTCGAAGACCGAACAGTCCGCCTACAGCTCTGGGACACAGCCGGCCAGGAGCGTTTCCGCTCTTTGATCCCTTCGTACATCCGCGACTCGTCAGTAGCCGTGGTAGTTTATGACATTTCGA ACGCCAAATCCTTCCAAAACACACGAAAATGGATCGACGACGTGCGCGCCGAGCGCGGCAACGACGTGATCATTGTCTTGGTGGGCAACAAGACGGATCTGAACGACAAGCGCGAAGTGACCACGGCgcagggcgaggaggaggcccgGCGCAACAACCTCATGTTTGTCGAGACGTCGGCAAAGCTGGGCCACAACGTCAAGACGCTGTTCAAGAGGATAGCCCAGGCCTTGCCCGGGATGGAGGGCACCGGTGGGGAAGGTGCCGGTGGTGCGGGCacgggggcggcggcgacaagGATCGATGTCAGCAGTAAGGAGACGGTGGCGCAGGAAGGGTGCGCTTGTTAA
- a CDS encoding 60S ribosome subunit biogenesis protein NOP53 yields the protein MPVLKPLSGNPEAPKQYNQPSRKGKKAWRKNVDVTEVEQGLDELNAQIIKGGVIAEKTSEELFAIDVKPDTEITKKLPKQLKKPLKADEILAQRSAVPAVSLKKRPASETSGKVTDGVLPSKRLRATYVTQKELSRLKRVADGHHTTTVEVVDATFDAWADPEEEQKKKQQAAETFNFLPKVEKPKAPKTLTQQPISLAATGKQLPAVPKPKGDKSYNPAFTDYSERYQEELRKAEEAERKRLEELEKERLKAEAAAKSRAEAEAAEKRAELSEWEDDSAWEGAESDAEGLANKKKRPERKTQAQRNKIKRRKAEEQRLKHEAAIKKREAEAARVKQIAKELAEKERQLALQKAESNNVEEDDASLEEDDDVELRRRQLGKFKLPEKDLELVLPDELQDSLRLLKPEGNLLKDRYRNMLLRGKVEARRHIPFKKQAKTKVTEKWTFKDFNLA from the exons ATGCCCGTCCTAAAACCCTTGTCGGGCAATCCCGAAGCCCCCAAGCAATACAACCAACCGTCGagaaagggcaagaaggcgTGGAGGAAGAATGTCGACGTGACAGAGGTCGAGCAGGGTCTCGATGAGTTGAACGCCCAGATTATCAAGGG TGGTGTCATTGCCGAGAAGACCTCCGAAGAACTCTTCGCCATCGACGTCAAGCCCGACACCGAAATCACCAAGAAGCTCCCCAAGCAACTCAAGAAGCCCTTGAAGGCCGACGAGATCCTCGCCCAGCGCTCCGCCGTTCCCGCCGTCTCCCTCAAGAAGCGCCCGGCTTCTGAAACCTCCGGCAAGGTCACCGACGGCGTCCTGCCCTCCAAGCGCCTGCGGGCCACCTACGTCACCCAAAAGGAGCTCAGTCGCCTGAAGCGCGTTGCCGACggccaccacaccaccacggTTGAGGTCGTTGACGCCACCTTTGACGCCTGGGCCGACCCAGAGGAAGagcagaaaaagaagcagCAGGCCGCGGAAACGTTCAACTTTTTGCCCAAGGTCGAGAAGCCCAAGGCGCCCAAGACGCTCACACAACAACCCATCTCCCTCGCCGCCACCGGCAAGCAGCTCCCCGCCGttcccaagcccaagggcGACAAGTCGTACAACCCCGCCTTCACCGACTACTCGGAGCGCTACCAGGAGGAGCTGcgcaaggccgaggaggccgaACGGAAGCGGCTGGAGGAACTCGAGAAGGAGCGTCTCAAGGCCGAAGCGGCCGCCAAGTCGcgcgccgaggccgaggccgccgAGAAGCGCGCCGAGCTGTCGGAATGGGAGGATGATTCCGCCTGGGAAGGGGCCGAGAGCGACGCGGAAGGGTTggccaacaagaagaagcggccGGAGCGCAAGACGCAAGCCCAGCGCAACAAGATCAAGCGCCGCAAGGCCGAGGAGCAGCGTCTGAAGCACGAGGCGGCCatcaagaagagggaggccGAGGCCGCGCGGGTCAAGCAGATTGCCAAGGAACtggccgagaaggagaggcagCTTGCTCTCCAAAAAGCCGAATCCAACAATGTCGAAGAGGACGATGCTAgccttgaagaagatgacgacgTCGAGCTGCGCCGTAGGCAACTAGGCAAGTTCAAGTTGCCCGAGAAGGATCTGGAGCTGGTCTTGCCGGATGAGCTGCAGGATTCGCTGAGGTTGCTCAAGCCGGAGGGTAACTTGTTGAAAGACAGGTACAGGAATATGTTGCTTAGAGGCAAGGTGGAGGCGAGGAGGCACATTCCCTTCAAAAAGCAGGCCAAGACAAAGGTCACGGAGAAGTGGACTTTCAAGGATTTCAATCTGGCTTGA